From the Spirochaetaceae bacterium genome, the window GGGCGTGTTCAACCAGGAGGTCGCTACCGCCATGGGCATCATGGGCCAGTGGTACAATGGCTACCGGTTCGCCACGACCGCCGACACCGATCTGTACAACTCCGACATGGTGCTCTATTACCTGAAGCACTCCATGCCCAACCGTGACGTGCCGGAGTACCTGATCGACACCAACGTGCGCATCGACTACGGCAAGCTGCGCCACCTGCTGGTGACCGGCCGGCAACTGAACGGCAACTTCGACCTGCTGCGCGACGTCATCGGCGAGGAGCAGGTGGACACCCGCATCACGCCCGGCTTTCCGCTGGCGGAGCTCTCCGAGCCGGAGAACTTCCTGTCCTTGATGCACTACTTCGGGCTGCTGAGCATTCGCGACGTGCAGGGCATGATGCCGCGGCTGGCGATTCCGAACCAGACCGTGAAGCGGCTGATGTACGGCTTCCTGCGCGACGCTTACCGCGACGTGGAGGTGTTTTCGATCAACCTGTTCCGGTTCGAGCAGTTGATGTTGCGGATGGCCACCGAGTGCGTGTGGCGGCCGGTGCTGGAGTTCCTGAGCGAGGCGGTCGCGCGGCAGACCGGGATCCGCGACTACATCGGCGGCGAGAAGGTAATACAGGGGTTCCTGGCCGCCTACCTGAGCGTGGCGGACTACTACGTGTTCCGCTCCGAGGTGGAGCTGGGCAAGGGGCACGCCGACATCGCGCTGGAACCGCTGGTGGCTCGCTATCCACACCTGCAGCGCGGCTACCTGATCGAACTCAAGTATCGCGCGCGTTCCGAGTCCGCGGATCAGGCCGTGGTGACAACGGTGGCCGAGCAGGCACAGGCGCAACTCCTGCGCTACCTGGCGGACGAACGGCTGGCACGGCAGTTTCCGGGGGTGCGCTTCGTCGGCTTGATCGTGGTATTCCACGGCTGGGAGATGGTGTACTCCGACGCCGTGCAGCGGTGATGGTAACGCCTCCGTGGGGCCGTGTGGGACCAGCGCCCCACGGCCGGCCTCCCGCCGGAGGACCAGCGGTAGGCCGGTTGGGCCGGAAGCGTCGCCGCAGGCGGCGGGTTCGGGGCGCTACTGCGTCTGCATCAGCTCGATGGTGACGTTGTCGGGGGCCTGCAGGAAGCAGATCGGGTGACCGGGGGCGAACTCCCACGGTTCGGCGGCGAAGGTGGCGCCCTTGGCGCGAATCTCCTCGCAGAACGCCCGCAGGTCGCCCTCGTATGCGTAGCCGAAGTGGTCGGTGCCCCATCCGTTGTGGCTCACGAAGCCCTCGAACTGCTGCATCGGCTGGCTGTTTCCGGTCGGCGCCTCGCCCGGCCGGCGGCCGCGGATCAGCAGCAGCATGCCGCCGAGATCCACGGTGACCTGCGGTGCCCCCATCACGTCGGCATCGCCGGTAATGGCGCCGCCGAGGATGTTCTCGTAGAAGCGCGCCGCGGCGTGCGGATCCTCGCTGATCAGGTGAATGTGATGGAACTTGACTCCAGAACTGGACATGTTTTTCTCCTCCTCGTTCGGACTGTACCCTATACCGGCATCTTGCGCCCCGAGTGGGCGCGCCCGACGCGGGCTATCTCTTCATCGGGGGCGGTGATCACCAGCGCCCCGGCGTCGATCAACGCGGGAAAGTCGGCCGGCGCGGCGTAGCCGGTGAACGGGTGAAAGTATACCCCGCTCGCCGCGCACGCCTCCTTGACCCGCTGTTCGATCTCCACCATCTCCCGCGGCCACGGATCGGTCAGCGACCGGATCCCGAGCGTCAGCGCCATGTCGCCGGGGCCCACCTCCGCGAACCCGACGCCCGGCACCTGCATGATCTCCTCGACGTAGGGCAGCGCCGCCTTGGACTCGATCTTGATGCCCAGGAACAGCTCGCCGTCCGGATTCAGCGGCCACGGATCGGCCTTCTCGATGTAGGTATCGGCGTCCACGCCCCACACGTGGCCGGCGCTGTCCTCCGAGGCGATGCCGCGCATGCCGGTCGCGAGGCCGGCGCCCACGCCGAGACGGTTGATCGGGTAGCGGCACGCCTCCACGAACGCCGCCACCGCGTCGGGCGTGTTGGCCTTGCACAGGATGATGCCGTGCACGCCGCGCGCGAGGAGCTGCTGGCACTGCCACGCGTTGGCCTCCACCACCGCGCGCGAGATGCCGTTGACCGGCGCCTCCACGATGACGGTCGGCGTGCGGTGGCCGCTGCGCGTCGGCCCCGCGTCCACCATGCCGTGCAGGTAGTCGTCGAGGCCGGCCACGTTGAACGCCCCGTGCTCGAAGCCGACGTTGATGTAGTCGGCCCAGTGCCCGGCGTCGGTCCGGCCCTGCTCGTAGGTGAGCACCGGAGTGTGCTGGCCGGTGAGCGCACCCTTTGGACGCCGGTGAAAGGTGCCGGCCAGCCCCGTGTGGCCGCCCACGTAGTAGATCGGCTGCCCGCCCTCCAGCAGCTCGATGGTGCGATTGATCCGGATCCCGGTGCTGCGCGTCGATGCCATCACGCACACTCTATCCCGATGCGGCCCCGGCTGTAACTACCTCAAAGTTGGGTGTCCGGTATCGCACGCATCCGAATGCGACGTTCGCTGATGACCGAGCAGTGTCCCTTCCACTCCACGTTCGACGCAAGGCTGTCGGCCACAAATCGTGGCAGGGTGTCTTTCGACATGCCGGCGAGACGGAATAGCACGATGCCATGAGTCACCGGCATACGCGCCCGGAACGCCAAGTCTCCGAAATCCTTGTCGAACGTCACCAGGAGACGGGCTTCTTCCGAGGCGCGGCTCAGTACGTCGGTGTCCGCAGTACCGGGTTCCCTTTCGGACACCCACGCCACGTCGTGTCCTGCGCTGCGCAGCATCTCTACCGCGGCGCCCGGCACATTTTCATCGGCGAGTATCCTCATGCCCTCTGCGGGCTATGCGGCTCCGATCGGAAATACCTTCTCCAAACGCAGCACGTCACCGGCATACTGGAGGCAGGCCCTGATGTCGTCGGTGCTGAGGCGCGGGTAATTCGCAAGGATGTCAGCTTCGCTCCACCCCTGTGCCAGCAAGTCGATGATGAACTCCACGGCGAGCCGGGTGCCCCGTACCACCGGTTTGCCCGTCAGCACAGCAGCGTCAGCGACGATCCGTTCTTGCCAATCCATGTTCCACGTCCTTTCCGGCTCTTCCGTGCCGAGAGAATGATAGCGAGAGATCGTCGGTGTCACAACCGCCGGAAACGCCGAGCGGGCCTCGTTGACAGCTTCCCCAAGGTAGCGGTAACCCTCTGCTGAGTATCGTTGCGGGTCTCGGTTCACCCCGTTCCGACGCTCGGTCTGCCGATCAACTGCGTTCGGGTGCTTGCCCAGGAGGCTCTGCCGCCTGCTGCACGTTGGCCGCGCCGATGCGGCCGGTGCCGCCCGACAGCCTGGGGTCGAGCAGGTCTCGCAACGCATCGCCGAACATGTTGATCCCGAACACGACGATGGCCAGGGACAGGCCGGGCCAGATCGCCAGCAGCGGCGCCCGCTCCATGTAGCGTCGGCCTTCGAGGCTCAGCATGCCGCCCCAGCTCGGCTGCGGCGGCGGAATCCCGAAACCGAGGAAGCTGATGGTCGACTCGCTCAGAATCACCGCACCCAGAGAGATGGTAAAGACCACGATAACGGGCGGCCACACCTGCGGCAGGACGTGGGTGAGGAGGATCCTCCAGGTGGGGCAGCCGACCGCCCGCGCCGCCTCCACGTACGGGTTCTCCTTGGTGCCCAACACCACGCCCCGTACGGTCCGGATGTTGCCGATGCCCGTGAACGCGCCGAGGACGACGATCATCGGCACCATGCCCTGTCCCAGGAGCGACATCACGGTCAGCACGATGAACAGCCACGGGAAGGTGAGCCAGGCATCGACGAACCGCTGCACGACCAGGTCGAACGTGCCAACCCAGTAACCGGACAACAGACCGAAGAACAGCGCGATGACCAGGCCGATGGCGACGGCGCCCACTCCCACAATCATGGAGACACGCGCCCCGTGAATGACGCGAGTCAGCAGGTCGCGGCCGAATTGGTCGGTGCCCAGCGGATACTCGGCCGAGGGTCCTTCGAGCGCGCGCCTGAGATTCTGGTCTCTGAGGTCGTGGGTGGCGAGCAGGTCGGCAAACACGCCCACCAGGAAGAACACCAGTACGATGATCAAACCGACGGCGCCGAGTTTCTTTTCCCGGAACAGCCGCGGCAGCAGGTCGCGCAGCGACCCCTTTCTCGGTGCGGCCTTCGGAGCAGCCCGCGGTGCAGCAGAGCCGGCAGAGCCGCTCACTTGTACTGGATCCGTGGGTCGAGCCAAGCGTAGCTGATGTCGACGATGACGTTCACGAGCAGCACGAATCCCGCCATCATCATATTCAGTCCCGCCAGCAGGGGATAGTCGCGCTGCTCCAGCGTTCTTACCACCAGCGAGCCGATACCGGGGATGTTGAATATGTGCTCCACCACCACCGCGCCGCCGATCAGGACCGGCAGTTGCAGGCCGATCGTGGTGAGCACCGGGTTCAGCGCATTCCTCAGCGCGTGCCGCAACACGACCGCCCGCTCCCTGAGCCCCTTCGCCCACGCGGTGCGGATGTAGTCCTGCCGCATCACCTCCAGCATCATGGTGCGGGTCAGGCGCATGGTGACGCCGGACAGCCACATTCCCAGGACGATGGCGGGGATGATGAACATGGCCAGATTGCCGAGCGGATTGTCCCAGAAAGAGACCCAGTACATCGGCGGCGACCAGCGCCACCAGACCGCCGGCAGAACCAGGATCATCGTCCCCAGCCAGAAGCTGGGGATGCAGATGAAAGCAATCGCGACGCTGCGCAGTACCTGGTCACCGGCAGACTCCGGCTTCAGACCGGAGTAGATACCCACGGGCAGCGCGATCACCAGCGCGAACACCAGGGACAGGGCACCCAGCTCCAGCGACCTCGGCAGCCGCTCGATGATCACCTCTTCGACCGCGAGGTTGGTGAGCAGCGTGTCACCGAAGTCGCCCTGAAAGACGCCGGAGATCCAGCGTGCGTACTGGACGTGAGCGGGCAGATTCAGGCCAAGCTGCTCCCGCAAGGCCTCCATCGCTCCGGCGGACATGTACCGGAGGGAGACCATGTAATCGAGCACGTCCCCGGGGATGAGGCGCATCGACAGGAACACGATGAGGCTGACGATCAGCATCGTCGGCACGATCAGCAGCAGTCTTCTGAGGATGTAGGCTTGCATACGCGAAAACGGGGGCCAGACCAGCCGGCCCGGCCCCCGCGAACGTTCAGGTCAGATCCAGGTCAGATCAGAGGGGACGCTATTCGTCCGCGTCGCGCCCGCTGAGCTCCTTCTTCAGGGCCGCGTCGATCCAGAAGTACTTGGTGAAGTGGTACTGGTAGGTCTGCAATCCGCTCATGCCTTCCTTTCCCTTCACCCACGGCTGCCATGCCATGTACTCGTGGACGGCGCCGAAGTCCAGGAACCACAGTTGCTCCTGCCAGTAGAAGACCAGGTCCAGCAGCGCCTCGGTCCACTCGGGAGTGTTGGCCTCGAGCAGGTTGACCTCGTTGAACAATCGCTCCACCTCGAGGGCCTCGGGAGTGCCCTGGATCCGACCCATGCTGTAGAACGGCCGATACGGTGCGTTCCAGAAGTGGGTGGCCAGGACCGAGAAGCTCGTGCCGCCGGCATTATGAAACGCCAGGCCGGTAAAGCGCTCGTCGTTCGGCCCGTCCGCACCGCCGATCATGCCCCAGTGGCCGCCGTTCGGGATCGGGTCCATGTTGACCCGGATGCCGACGTCCTCGAAGTACGCAAAGTACGCGGGGTAGTTCTCATCGAGCCCGGAGTCGGTAATGAAGGTGGTCTCGAAACGGATGCCGTCCTCGCCACGCGGGTATCCGGCCTCGTCGAGAAGCCGCTCGGCCTCGTCGGGATGGTATTCGTACAACCGGGCGAGGTCAGGACGCACCGCGGCCAGCTCCTCCCTGGTGTGGTACTGGGGCTTCCCGGCCGAACGCTTCACCGGGAACCCGGGGTAGTGATAGTGCTCCGGCGTGAAGAAGTCCCGGAGC encodes:
- a CDS encoding AAA family ATPase, with the translated sequence MSTPPTHPRIPYGEADFRRIRLNRWLYVDKTRFLRRLEEERYAFLIRPRRFGKSLWASVLENYYDRFWADGFEATFAGTDIGQDPTGEQSRYVTLRFDFSNVNDKLDTLEREFETYCLIELRGTLERHPDLFPREARERILAPPSIANKLSMLFRYAGDHDVPLYVIIDEYDNFANTVLAYHGAEAYHSFTHGGGFYRNFFATLKSGAGRTGGGLERLFITGVSPVTMDDVTSGFNIGTNISLEPDFNEMVGFTEPEVRQLVETYRDLGVFNQEVATAMGIMGQWYNGYRFATTADTDLYNSDMVLYYLKHSMPNRDVPEYLIDTNVRIDYGKLRHLLVTGRQLNGNFDLLRDVIGEEQVDTRITPGFPLAELSEPENFLSLMHYFGLLSIRDVQGMMPRLAIPNQTVKRLMYGFLRDAYRDVEVFSINLFRFEQLMLRMATECVWRPVLEFLSEAVARQTGIRDYIGGEKVIQGFLAAYLSVADYYVFRSEVELGKGHADIALEPLVARYPHLQRGYLIELKYRARSESADQAVVTTVAEQAQAQLLRYLADERLARQFPGVRFVGLIVVFHGWEMVYSDAVQR
- a CDS encoding VOC family protein is translated as MSSSGVKFHHIHLISEDPHAAARFYENILGGAITGDADVMGAPQVTVDLGGMLLLIRGRRPGEAPTGNSQPMQQFEGFVSHNGWGTDHFGYAYEGDLRAFCEEIRAKGATFAAEPWEFAPGHPICFLQAPDNVTIELMQTQ
- a CDS encoding aldolase/citrate lyase family protein; this translates as MASTRSTGIRINRTIELLEGGQPIYYVGGHTGLAGTFHRRPKGALTGQHTPVLTYEQGRTDAGHWADYINVGFEHGAFNVAGLDDYLHGMVDAGPTRSGHRTPTVIVEAPVNGISRAVVEANAWQCQQLLARGVHGIILCKANTPDAVAAFVEACRYPINRLGVGAGLATGMRGIASEDSAGHVWGVDADTYIEKADPWPLNPDGELFLGIKIESKAALPYVEEIMQVPGVGFAEVGPGDMALTLGIRSLTDPWPREMVEIEQRVKEACAASGVYFHPFTGYAAPADFPALIDAGALVITAPDEEIARVGRAHSGRKMPV
- a CDS encoding DUF5615 family PIN-like protein, coding for MRILADENVPGAAVEMLRSAGHDVAWVSEREPGTADTDVLSRASEEARLLVTFDKDFGDLAFRARMPVTHGIVLFRLAGMSKDTLPRFVADSLASNVEWKGHCSVISERRIRMRAIPDTQL
- a CDS encoding DUF433 domain-containing protein, translated to MDWQERIVADAAVLTGKPVVRGTRLAVEFIIDLLAQGWSEADILANYPRLSTDDIRACLQYAGDVLRLEKVFPIGAA
- a CDS encoding ABC transporter permease, which encodes MSGSAGSAAPRAAPKAAPRKGSLRDLLPRLFREKKLGAVGLIIVLVFFLVGVFADLLATHDLRDQNLRRALEGPSAEYPLGTDQFGRDLLTRVIHGARVSMIVGVGAVAIGLVIALFFGLLSGYWVGTFDLVVQRFVDAWLTFPWLFIVLTVMSLLGQGMVPMIVVLGAFTGIGNIRTVRGVVLGTKENPYVEAARAVGCPTWRILLTHVLPQVWPPVIVVFTISLGAVILSESTISFLGFGIPPPQPSWGGMLSLEGRRYMERAPLLAIWPGLSLAIVVFGINMFGDALRDLLDPRLSGGTGRIGAANVQQAAEPPGQAPERS
- a CDS encoding ABC transporter permease, whose amino-acid sequence is MQAYILRRLLLIVPTMLIVSLIVFLSMRLIPGDVLDYMVSLRYMSAGAMEALREQLGLNLPAHVQYARWISGVFQGDFGDTLLTNLAVEEVIIERLPRSLELGALSLVFALVIALPVGIYSGLKPESAGDQVLRSVAIAFICIPSFWLGTMILVLPAVWWRWSPPMYWVSFWDNPLGNLAMFIIPAIVLGMWLSGVTMRLTRTMMLEVMRQDYIRTAWAKGLRERAVVLRHALRNALNPVLTTIGLQLPVLIGGAVVVEHIFNIPGIGSLVVRTLEQRDYPLLAGLNMMMAGFVLLVNVIVDISYAWLDPRIQYK